In uncultured Desulfovibrio sp., a single window of DNA contains:
- the rplC gene encoding 50S ribosomal protein L3: MAEKMGILGRKLGMTRIFDGAGAAVPVTVIEAGPCPVTQVKTAETDGYNAVQIALTPAKEKHSTKALQGHFAKAGKGLFRHLREIRLAGAPEQELGQELTVEIFAAGDTVKVTGTSMGKGYQGRMRRWNFAGSKDTHGCEKVHRNNGSIGNNTFPGHVFKGRKMAGHWGNETVTEMGLTIVDVRPEDNVILVKGSVPGPKNGLVLIRKQ; the protein is encoded by the coding sequence ATGGCTGAGAAAATGGGAATTTTGGGTCGCAAACTTGGTATGACCCGCATATTTGACGGCGCTGGCGCTGCCGTGCCTGTCACGGTGATTGAGGCCGGTCCGTGCCCCGTCACCCAGGTCAAAACTGCGGAGACGGACGGCTACAACGCCGTTCAGATCGCGCTGACCCCCGCTAAGGAAAAGCACAGCACCAAGGCTTTGCAGGGACACTTCGCCAAGGCTGGCAAGGGTCTTTTCCGCCATCTGCGCGAAATCCGCCTTGCGGGTGCGCCGGAGCAGGAGCTGGGTCAGGAACTGACCGTTGAAATTTTCGCCGCAGGCGATACGGTCAAGGTGACCGGCACAAGCATGGGTAAAGGCTACCAGGGGCGCATGCGCCGCTGGAATTTCGCCGGCTCCAAAGATACCCACGGCTGCGAAAAGGTGCACCGCAACAATGGTTCCATTGGTAACAACACCTTTCCTGGCCACGTTTTTAAGGGTCGGAAAATGGCGGGCCATTGGGGCAATGAAACCGTTACGGAAATGGGCCTGACCATCGTTGATGTGCGTCCTGAGGACAACGTCATTCTGGTCAAAGGTTCCGTGCCCGGCCCCAAGAACGGGCTGGTGCTGATCCGCAAGCAGTAG